GGGGGCATGGCCGAGCGCGGATACCGCGAAATACCGGCTGGCCAACCGCGCGCCGGCAGACGGATTCTCCACCCCCGCCACGATCGACCCGCCGTGCAGCCGGATCAACAGGCTGCGCACCTCTTGGTCGAGCAGTTGACCTTCGACATCGTCGTAGCGCTTGCCGTCGGAGGTGTCGCGCAAGAACGCCGCGCCTCCGTTCGACATGACCAACGCCCATTCCGAACCCTGCACGTCACGCAGCGCCCGCAGCACGTCGAACTTGGACAGGATCACCGCGAGCTTTGGCTGGCCTGGGTTGACCGCCAACAGCAGATTGCCCAGCACCGCGCGCGGCTCCCCGCCGCTGAACGGTTGCGGCGGCAGCAGGTCCTGCAGTTGATCGCGGATGGCCTTGACCCGCAACGGGTCGAACATGAAGAACACCGCGTCGGCGTGGGCGAAGAACTGGAAGGGCGGCGCCCGCAGGTCACCGTTCTCCAAATCCTCACCCGCGACGTCGCGCAGCACCAGGAATCGGCGCACCCCGTGCCAGACACCGATCGAGAACACCAGTGGCTCACGCTGATTGGGCGCCTGGGTGTGCACTGTGGGGGTGGGCGGCAACAGGCCCCGCTCTACGTACAGCGGCCCCTCGTAATTGGTGGCGTAGTTCTGCGCGGTGGCCCGGGTGACCGGTTCCATCACCACACCGAACCGCTCGCACAACAATTCCAGCTGTTTGATCAGCACCGCGATATAGAGGCTCTTGCCCGTCGCGCGCGCACCCGCCAGTGCGATGCAGATGGCATGTCCCTCACGGAACCCGTCGGGAAGCGTGAAGTGGCAGACCGGGCAGATCTCCACCGCCGGACCCTGAAGCGCCCGGCTGGCCTCGGAGGTCGGCGGTGGCGGGCCGTTGTAGCCGGGGGTCCGGGTCCACGTGTAGAGCGGGCCGCAATCGGCCGGCGCCCCCACGTACGCCGAGGCGACGTCGTCGCGGTACCGGGTGCCACCGGCCTGGGCGGGCAGCGTCCACAGGTGGTTGTTCGGGCTCAACAGGGTGAAGCACCGCGGGCATTTGCTCATGTCAGCCCCGGCTCCCCCTCAGTCGCTCCGCCAGCGACGGATTGTCACCCCGCCGCGTCAGCAGCCTGTTCACCATTTTGCGGTATCCGCGCATCGCCCCCTCGGAGGAGTCACCCGACAACTGCGCCATCAACACCACCACGGATTCCGCGTCGGCGCTGCCCATGCCCGCGGCCACCTGCCCGGCCAGCACGCCTGCGAGCCGGTCCACGGGGTCGAGGACGTGGCCACCGGACTCGGTCGCCGCGGCCCGGAGCAGGCTGACCGCCACGACTGTCACCGGCGCCAATTGGCCGCCGTCGACCAGCGGTAGCACGCGGGCCACCGCCTGTGTGCCGCAACCTTTTTCGCCGGCCAAGGCGTTGCAGGCCCGCGGGTACGGCTGCCCCGTCAGCACGCCCAACAGCGCAAACGCCAGGAGCCGAGCGGTGAAGTCCGGGTGCACCGAGCCTGGTTCCAGCCCGGTCAGCACCTGGTCCCACAGCGGCACATACGAGCTCTGGTGGGTGTGCAGATAGCGCTGATTCAGCCAGTCCCCCGGTTCGATGTGCCGCACGGCCGCACACGCCACCGCTACGTTGTCGCCGTTGTCGTCGATCACCTTGCCCGCCAACTGCTGCAGCGACTCGGAGTCGGCGGCGCCCACCAGGGTGCGCAGCGCGGCCATCCGGGGCAGCGGCTCGGTGCCGATGGCCATCAGCAGATCCGACGGATTCCAGACGGCCGCGGCGGCCGCGGCCGCGAAATGCTCCGGATCGGTCATCCGCAGCCACCACAGCTGCGCACCGAGATCGCCCGGCAGTGCCGGGCCGCGGCGGCGCGATCGCAGACCACGCAACGCGGCGCGGGTCCACACCGGATCCCACGGCTGGGCGGCCGCGAGTTCGGCCGGTTCGGGCACCCGGGCGGCCTCGGCCAGCCAGTCCAGCACGTCGTCGCCGACGGTGCTGCCCTCCGCGTCACCGTCGCGCAGCAACAGCGTCCCCAGGGACAGCCGGTCGGCGGCACCGATCAGCCCGCGCACCCGAGGGTCGGCCAGACCGGGGAGCACACCGTCGGTCAGCGCCGCCTGCAGCCGGTCGTCGGCCACCCCGGCCCGCAACAGCAGGTCGACGACGCGCAGCAACCGATCCGGGCCCTGGACCTGACTACGCTCCAGGGCGGGCCCGATCGCCTTCCGCAACGACGAAGGTATTGGTTTCCCGTGAAACATTCTCGGCCCCAACGGGATTGGACCGGTCTGGGACAGCCACACGTCATCAGCGATCGCCCGCGCGAAGTACGTGGCATCGGCGAAGGCCGCGCCGGCCCCATCCGGCAACTCGTGCACCGCCCGCCAGGCATCGGCCGTGGTGGTGCCGACCACGGCCGAGAACACGTCGGCGATGGTGTGCGCGGCCTCGGACCCGACCAGCGCCCCGGACGGGGAATGCGCGGCGATCACCTCGTGGGCCTCGACCTGCGCGTCGGCGAATTCCGGGCGCCCGGCCACCGCCATGGCCATCGGCCACGCCGGGTGCAGCCTGTCGTCGCGCACCTGCGTGGACAGCGTGTCGATGTCATCGAGTACGCGCCGTGCGGAGGCCACGTCGAGCAGGACCACCTGCGCCATCACCGACCACCGAGTCACCTCGATCCGGTGTCCGCCCGCGGTGCGGTGCGGATCGCCGCCGAGCTCGCCCAGCGATACGGTCTCGGCTTCGCTGATAACCGCCATTCCCGGTTCGACCGCGGCGAGGTCCTCGATCGGCACCGCGCTGAGCAACTGGCCACTGTGCGGGGTGACCTGCTCGGCGCGGTCAAAGGTGGAAAAGCTCAACTCCGCCGCGGTGCCGGGCGACATCAGGAAGCTCAGCAGACCGATCCACTGCGCGGCCGCATCCGGAGACTGCACACCCAGCACCACCGGCGGCCCGCCGGCCAGCGCCGCGGCCACCGCATCCATGAGCGCGAACAACGTCGCCAACCGCCAGGTGGTGGTGTCCAGTGCAAACGCCACCACGCTGTCCTTGGTCACCGCGCTGCCCACCTCCGGCAGCGCCCCGGGGAGCACGGCGCGGGCCACCGCGGCGGCGCCGTAGGGCTGCAGCCAGTGCGGCGACCGCCACCGTTGGATGGCCCGGCAGCGCGGGTGGGTGTGGGGGGCACGGTCCAACAACACGTGGGCGAAGACGTTGCCCGGCCGGCCCGTGCTGTCCGACCCGGCCGGAAAGGTGTGCCAGTACCCGGCGCCGTCACCGAGATGGCGGTAGGCCAGCCGGCGGGGACCCTGCTCGAGCTGCTCGGGAGTGGGGAAATCGGGCATCTGCCCGACCGGCCGGAACACCGTGCGGACCCCGGCCATCAACGCCTGCGTCTCCTCGGGTGTCAGACCGCCGCTGGTTTCCTTGACCTGCCAGCCGCCGGTACTCCCGACGGCATCGAACGATGTGTAGGCGAGCTGGCCGTAGCGCGACGTCATAGCACCGTCGTGGTGAGCTGCAGGGTCGGCACCGGCGGGTCCAGCAGGGCAACGGTTCGCAGCTGCGCGGGGTCGGGGATGTTGAGGAACAACCGGATCCAGCCGTGCAGCCCGCTGACGTTGGCGGCCCACAACTCGCCGCTGCCCGACGCGGTCAGCGCCGTCCACCGCAACTCCTTGGACGGCTGGTCCGCCAACTGGCCCTGCGCGTCCAGCGGCGCCACATCGACCGGTTGACCGTCGTGCACGCTCAACGGAATCCGCTGCGGGTTGTTGACCAACACGAACGAAGGCGACCCCGGCACGTCGTACTCCGAACGCACGGCGACGGTGGCCGTGGTGGGAAAACCATTGGGGTCACGTCCGATTCGCACCGCGTACTGCAAGCGCAGCATGCCCGGGTACTCGATGCTGGCCACCGGCCCGGTCACGCGTCGTCCGCCGGAGAACGCCACCGGCGCCAGGTGAAGTGAGCAGCCCCCCACCGGTAGGGCGCCCGTCAGGTGCATGCCGCCGTACTTCTCGTAGTCCTCGAGGGAGATCTCGAAGGACCGGCCGGTCAAACCGGCCCGGGGGTCATGGCCCTTGGCCGCCAAGGTCACCACCACACCTGCTGCACCGGCCGGCCATTCGAACGTCAGCACCTGCTTGTTGCAGTACTCGGCGAGTTCGATGTCGCGGATCGTGCCGGTGCGCACCGCCGACACGGTGCGGCCCAGAACGGCCCGCCCGGCCACGATCGTCACCGGCGTCACATAGGCCCGGCTCCAGCCCTGCGGCCAGGGCACCCCCGCCATCAGGGTGCGGTGGGTGCCGTCGGGTTGGGCCTGATCGATGACGGGCTGACGCAGCCGCAGGTCCGGGGTCAGCCCCACCTGCTCGAGCGCGTTCTCGGGGAGCTCGGTGGACACGCCGCCGGCGCTCGGGCCGGTCTGGCTCAGATACACGGCCACCTCCGCGCCCGGAGCGGCCCATGACACGTCGAAGGTCTCACCGTCGAAACCGGTGTCGACCGAGATGTCGGTGACCGCGGCGAGCACCGCGGAGACCTCGATGTCGGCGTCGGCGGGCTCCGAGAGCCGCACGACCCCGTCGACCTCGACGGCGCAGCGCACCCGGTAGCGGTAGCGCGTACCCCGGGCCGCCCCGGAATCGACGAAACCGGTCCGGTGCTCACCGTCGGCCAGGATCCGATAACGCGACTCGTCGATCTCGCTTTCCTCGGCGTCGTCCAGCGGGATGCGGTACACGTGCACCGAACTCGCTGCCGGTGGCGCCGTCCACTTCCCGATGACCAGACCGTTGTCCTCCCGGACGGACACGTCGACGAGCGGGGCCACCAACACCCCGCCGGCGTGCAGCACCGGCCTGGTGCTCAGGGCATCCGCGCGGGATGTACCGGTGATGACCCACACCTGGTAGTAGCGCACCGGACCGGTCAGCGGCCGGTCATCGCTCGCGGCCGACAACGGTGTCGCCGCGACGAGGTCGGCGTTCTCCGGGGACTTGGGTTCCCGATCCTCGGCGCTGACCACCCGGTACAGCACCACTCCCCCGTTGGCCTGATAGTCCGGCCAGCTCAGGTCCACGACCTCGGGGCGCGACTCATCGTGGCGGAAGGAGATGGTGTGCACGGAACCGGCGGTGGGCACCGCCGTCTCGGTCGTACTGGCCGCGGCTCCGGTTTCGAGCTCGGCGAGCACCCGGGCCATCTCGTCGGCATGCTCGGCCACCGACCCGGGCAGCATCTCGCGGATCTGCTCGACGTCGGTGCGCCCGGACCGGAGTACGAGACGCAGGTGCGCCTCTTTGAAACTGCGCGCCGCGACCGCGCCGGAGTCGACCAATTGCTGACGCCAGGCCAGCAACGGCGCCAGCCGGGGATCCGCGTCGTCGGGATCGTCGACGGGATACAGATCGGGCATCAGAACACCAAATCCCCGCCGGACGTGACCGCTGGGCGTCACGTACTCCGGCAGCTCGAACAGCGCGAACTCCTGAGGTGGCAGACCGGCATTGGCCTGCACACCCAGAAACGCTACCGCAGCGGCGACGTGGTCACCGCGACATGGTGGGCCGGTGAGAAGGACGGGGTTGTGCACCGCCACATATGTTCGGCACATTCGGATGGATCGCGATGTGAGGGAGGGATATGTCTTCGACCGGATCCGCCACGGACAACCTGTGGGAAGTGATGTCGACATCGCGGACGATCCGGCGGTTCACCGACGCACCGGTCGACGACGCGACGCTGACCCGCTGTCTGCAGGCCGCGGTCTGGGCGCCGTCTGGGGCGAACGCGCAGGCCTGGCGGTTCGTCGTACTGCGCTCGGCCGAGCAACGCGCCGTCGTCGCCAAGGCCGCGGCCCAGGCGCTCGCGGTCATCGAACCCGTCTACGGCATGACACGTCCCGCCCAAGACGACACCAGCCGACGGGCCAGGACCAACCGCGCCATCTACGAATTGCACGACCGGGCAGGCGAGTTCACCTCGGTGCTGTTCACCCAGCAACGCTTTACCACCGCCTCGGAACTGCTGCTCGGCGGATCGATCTTCCCCGCCATGCAGAACTTCCTGCTCGCGGCCCGGGCCCAGGGGCTGGGGGCCTGCCTGACCAGCTGGGCCTCCTACGGTGGGGAACAACTGCTGCGTGAGGCCGTCGGGGTGCCCGACGACTGGATGCTGGCCGGTCACGTGGTGGTGGGCTGGCCGCGCGGATCTCACGGCCCGGTGCGCCGGCGACCCGTCAACGAGCTGGTCTGCATCGACCATTGGGACAACCCGGCACCCTAGGCTGGCTTCATGGGTACCGCCCCCGCCCTGATGCCCGCGGCGTTCATCGGCCACGGCAGCCCGATGAACGCCCTCGAATCCAACCGCTTCACCTCGGCCTGGCGCAGTTTCGGGCAGACCGTGCCGCGGCCCCGCGCGATCCTGGTGATCAGCGCGCACTGGTACATCAACGCCACCGCGGTCACCGCGATGCCGCGCCCGCGCACCATCCACGACTTCTACGGATTCCCCCGCGAGCTGTTCGACGTCCAGTACCCGGCACCGGGGCTGCCGGAGCTGGCCGAGGAGGTCAGCGACGTGGTGCATCCGACCTGGGTGGGCGCCGACATGGACAGCTGGGGTATCGATCACGGCACCTGGTCGGTGCTGGTGCACGCCTTTCCCGACGCGTCCATACCCGTTGTGCAACTGGCGATCAACGCCAACGAACCGGCCGAGTATCACCTGCGGCTCGGGGCCAAGCTGGCACCGTTGCGTGAGCGCGGCGTGCTGGTGGTGGGCAGCGGCAACATCGTGCACAACCTCGCCGGCATGGACCCCACCCGGCCAGAGGACGGCTTCGCCTGGGCCAGGCGGTTCGACGACGCCGCCCGCGAACAACTCACCCACTCCCCCGCCGACGTCCTCAACCTGGCCGCACATCCCGACCATGCGGCCGCGGTACCCACCCCGGACCACTTCATCCCGATGCTGTACTTCGCCGGGCTGGCCGCGGCCGCACCCCAGTCCGCTCGCTCCGTCGACACGTTGGTCACCGGCTACACCTACGGGTCGTTGTCGATGACGTCCTACCTGCTGGGTTGAGCCGGATCATTTCAACGAGGCCGCCGATACGGTCGCGATATGGTGGCGGGCGTCATGCGCGGAATTCTCCTGGCCGGCGGGTCCGGCACCCGGCTGCATCCGATCACCATGGGTGTCAGCAAGCAACTGCTGCCGGTGTACGACAAACCGCTCGTCTACTACCCGCTGTCCACCCTGATCATGGCCGGTATCCGCGATATCCTGGTGATCACCACGCCCACCGACGGCCCGGCCTTCCGGCGCCTGCTCGGTGACGGCTCGGCATTCGGGGTGAACCTGAGCTACGCCACCCAACAGCAGCCCGAGGGGCTGGCCCAGGCGTTCATGATCGGCGCCGAGCACATCGGCACCGGTTCGGTGGCACTCGTGTTGGGCGACAACGTTTTCTACGGCCCAGGTCTGGGGACGAGCCTGCGCCGGTTTCAAAACGTCAGCGGCGGAGCCATTTTCGCTTACTGGGTGGCGAACCCGGCGGCCTACGGCGTGGTCGAGTTCAACGCGGACGGCACCGCCTTGTCACTCGAGGAAAAGCCGGCCGTGCCCAAGTCCCAGTACGCGGTGCCGGGGCTGTACTTCTATGACAACGACGTCATAGAGATAGCCCGGTCGCTGCGGAAATCGGCCCGCGGTGAATATGAGATCACCGAGATCAACCAGACCTATCTCGACCAGGGCCGGCTCTCGGTCGAGGTGCTGGCCCGCGGGACGGCCTGGCTGGACACCGGCACCTTCGACTCCCTTCTGGACGCCAGCGATTTCGTGCGCACCATCGAACGCCGCCAAGGATTGAAAATCGGGGTGCCCGAGGAGATCGCGTGGCGGTCCGGCTATATCAATGACAATCAACTGGCCGCCCGTGCCAAGGAACTGCCCAAATCCGGGTACGGCGACTATCTACTGCAACTGCTGAAGCGCAAGTAGCAGCGTCCCGCCAAACACGAAGGCCGCGAACTCTGTTGAGTCCGCGGCCTTCGTCGCAGTTCGTGTGAACCGCTCTCTGTGGGCGAAGGGGGACTTGAACCCCCACGTCCCGAAGGACACTGGCACCTGAAGCCAGCGCGTCTGCCATTCCGCCACTCGCCCGAATGACCGAGGCAGCGTAACACTGCGAGCGCGCCGTTCCCAAACCGGCCGATCAGCGGGCCGATCTACCGGCCGTCAGATTGTCAGAAAACCCTTAAGCTCATCTAGATCAGGTCACTGACCTGCATCGATCGGATTCTCAGAGTTCTGTTGGTCCCGCATTTGGGCACCAGGCCGATACCATGCTTGTGAGCAGTGTGGCCAGAGCGACACGCGGGAGCACGGGTGACCGTGCCGAGGCGGCGAGCGACAACGAGAAAAGGCGGGCGGTGACATGGGTCTGGTCGACCGCATCGAACGCAAACTCGAGTCGACCGTCGGCGATGCGTTCGCCCGGGTCTTCGGCGGCTCGATAGTGCCCCGAGAAGTAGAGACGGCGTTGTGCCGGGAAGCCGAAACCCGAGCCCGTACGGTGGCCGGTGGACAAGTTTTGGCACCGAACGACTACGTAATTACGCTCAGTGGCACTGACTATAAGAAGGTAAGCGCCGATACTGACCTGACCTCGACCGCGTTCGCCAAGCATCTGGGGGGATTCATCCGTGATCAGGGGTGGCAAACGTATGGTGATGTTGTCGTTAGATTCGAGCAATCACCGAACCTGCACACCGGACAGTTCCGCGCGCACGGCGCGGTCAACCCCGATTCGACCGCTGGCGAATCCGCGCGAGCCCAAGGCGACCATGCGTTCACCGCAGAATCAGGAGAACCACCTATGACCGATAACCCGAATTACCGCGGCGGCCAGGGACAAGGGCGGCCCGGCGACGACTATTACGACGACCGCTACGGACACCCGCAGGATGACCCCCGCGGCGGCCAGTACCCGCCGGATCAGGGCGGCTACCCTCCGCAGGAACCGGGCGGTTACCCCCCGCAGCGCGGCGGCTACGGCGGCGACCGGGGTGGGTACCCCGACCAGGGCGGCTACCCGGACCAGGGTGGATACCCCGATCAAGGCGGCTACCCCGACCAGGGCAACTACCCTCCGCAGTCCTACGAGCAGCAGCGTCCGCCCGCCGGTTACGGCGGTCAGCAGGGCGGCGGTTATGACCGCGGCTACGGCGGCCAGCCGGGCGGCGGCTACGGCCAGCCTCCTCAGGGCGGGCAGCCCGGTTACGGCGGCGCCGAGTACGACTACGGACGTCAGGACCAGCGTCAGGGCGGTGGCTACCCCGAGCAGGGTGGCTACGGCGGCGGCGCCCAGCCCTACGGACGTCAGGACTACGGCCAGCAGCAGGACTATGGCCGCGGCTATGCCGAGCCCCAGCAGGGCGGTTACCCCGAGCAGGGTGGCTACGGGGAGCCGGGCTATGGCGAGCAGGGCGGCGGCTACGGCGGCGGCGAGTACGGCGCACCGCAGGGCGGCCAGCCCGGGTACGGCGGCCAGCAGGGCGGGTACGGCGGCGGCGATTATGCCGCCGGCGGCGCTGCGGTCACCCTCCAGCTCGACGACGGCAGTGGTCGTACCTACCAGTTGCGCGAAGGCGCCAACGTGATCGGCCGCGGACAGGACGCGCAGTTCCGTCTTCCCGACACCGGGGTGTCACGCCGGCATCTGGAGATCCGGTGGGACGGCCAGGTTGCGTTGCTGTCAGACCTCAACTCCACCAACGGCACCACCGTGAACAACGCCCCGGTGCAGGAGTGGCAGTTGGCCGACGGCGACGTGATCCGGCTGGGCCATTCCGAGATCATCGTGCGCGTGCACTGAGCGTCTGAGACCGGACACACCTGAGTGGCAAGCACCCCGCTTCGCCCTCACGGCGATCGCCGTCCAAGTATCGTGACGTTGCCGACGGTAGCTGAGCGGTACCAGTGGGGCGGATACGGAGAGGACGTCAGATGCAGGGGTTAGTGCTGCAGCTGACACGTGTCGGATTCCTCCTGCTGCTGTGGCTGTTCATCTGGTCGGTGCTGCGCATCCTGCGGACCGATATCTACGCGCCCACGGGCGCGGTGATGGTGCGCCGGGGGTTGGCTCTGCGCGGTTCCCTGCTGCCGAGCCGGGACCGCCGTCACATCGCGCGGCAATTGGTGGTCACCGAGGGCGCACTGGCCGGAACCCGCATCACGTTGGGTGCCCAGCCGGTGCTGATCGGCCGTGCCGACGACTCCACTCTTGTGCTCACCGATGATTACGCTTCGACGCGCCACGCCCGTCTCTCACCACGAGGTTCGGAGTGGTACGTCGAGGACCTAGGATCGACCAACGGCACATACCTTGACAGGGCGAAGGTGACAACAGCGGTAAGAGTTTCGATCGGAACACCGGTTCGAATCGGTAAGACGGTAATCGAGTTGCGTCCGTGACGCCGCGCACGCGAGGAGCAGATCTGGCAACGCGCACGCGAGGAGCAGGTTCGATACCGCGCATGCGAGGAGCGCGAGACACACTATGACCCTCGTTCTCCGATATGCCGCGCGTAGCGATCGCGGGCTGGTGCGCGCCAACAATGAGGACTCGGTGTACGCCGGGGCGCGGCTGCTGGCGCTGGCCGACGGCATGGGCGGCCACGCCGCCGGCGAAGTGGCCTCACAGTTGGTGATCGCGGCGCTGGCCCATCTCGATGACGACGAACCCGGTGGCGACCTGCTGGGCAAGCTCAACAGCGCGGTCGGCCAGGGTAATTCCGCGATCGCGGCCCATGTCGAGGCCGACCCCGAGCTCGAGGGCATGGGCACGACGCTCACCGCCATCCTGTTCGCGGGCAACCGGCTGGGCCTGGTCCACATCGGCGATTCGCGCGGTTACCTCCTGCGCGACGGCGAGCTGACCCAGATCACCAAGGACGACACGTTCGTCCAGACGCTGGTCGACGAGGGGCGCATCACCGCCGAGGAGGCCCACAGCCATCCGCAGCGCTCGCTGATCATGCGGGCGCTGACCGGGCACGAGGTCGAGCCGACCTTGATCATGCGCGAGGCCAAGGCCGGCGACCGCTATCTGCTGTGCTCGGACGGCCTTTCCGATCCGGTCAGCCACGAGACCATCCACGAGGCCCTGCAGATCGAGGACGTCGCCGAGAGCGCCGACCGGCTGATCGAGTTGGCGCTGCGCGGCGGCGGCCCGGACAACGTGACCGTGGTGGTCGCCGACGTCGTCGACTACGACTACGGGCAGACCCAACCGATCCTGGCCGGCGCGGTATCCGGGGACGACGACCAGAGCGCCCCACCGGACACGGCCGCCGGACGGGCCTCGGCGTTCAACCCTCGCCGCAACGAACCCAAACGGGTGGTCCCCCAGCCGGCCGAACCCGATCGCAAGCCGCGGTCACGCCGCCGCTTCGTCATCGCCGCGGTGCTCCTGGTGCTGGTGCTCGTCGGCGGGCTCGCCATCGGCCGGGAGATCATCCGCAACAACTACTACGTCGCCGAACACGACGGCACGGTGTCGATCATGCGCGGCGTGCAGGGCTCGTTTCTGGGCATCTCGCTGCAGGAGCCCTTTCGTCTCGGCTGCCTCAACGCCCGCAACGAACTGTCGCTGATCGCCGCCGACGACGAGCAAGGGCACCGCGACTGCCGGCTGATGGCGGTCAACGACCTGCGTCCCTCCGAACGGGCCCAGGTGACCGCCGGCCTGCCGGGCGGCACCCAGGACGAGGCCTTCACCCAGATCAGCGATCTGGCCCGCAGCTCCGTCCTGCCGGTATGCGCGCCGCGCACCCCGCCGACGACGACCTCCAAGCCCGCCCCGGCGCCCAGCCCGTCACGAGACACCCGTTCCCGGCGCCCCGACGCCTGCCCCGGCTGCGCCGTCGCCCTCGCCGTCACCGACCGTCACCGCACTGCCTCCCCCGCCACCCGAACCAGGGACGAACTGCCGAGCAGTGTCATGACGACTCAACCTCAGTCGCCGGTTACCGTCATGCCGCCGCTACCCAATCGGCGCAACGCGGAACTGCTGCTTCTGGGGTTTGCCGCCTTCATCACCACGGTGGCGCTGCTGATCGTGGAGGCCAACCAGGAACAGGGCCTGAGCTGGGATCTGGCCCGCCACGTCATCACGTTCATGGTCCTGATGGGGGCCGCGCACGTGGCCGTGCGCCGGTTCGCGCCCTATGCCGACCCACTGCTGCTGCCCGTCGTGGCACTGCTCAACGGGCTGGGCCTGGTGATGATCCACCGGCTCGACCTGGCCAAGGGCGAGCTGACCGCCGACGGGCTCGGCGGCACCGCCAACCAGCAGATGATGTGGACGCTGGTCGGTGTCATCGGATTCTCGGTCGTGGTCGCGCTGCTGACAGACCACCGCATGCTGGCCCGGTACGGGTACATCTGCGCGCTGACCGGCCTTGTGCTGCTTGTCATCCCGGCATTGCTTCCGGCGAAGTACTCCGAGCAGTACGGCGCCAAGATCTGGATCCAGTTCCCCGGCTTCTCGATTCAGCCCGCCGAGTTCTCCAAGATCCTGCTGCTCATCTTCTTCGCGGCGGTGCTGGTGGCCAAGCGCGACCTGTTCACCAGCGCGGGAAAGCATTTCCTCGGACTCGACCTGCCGCGGCCCCGCGACCTGGCTCCCCTGCTACTGGCCTGGGCCGCCTCGGTGGGTGTGATGGTTTTCGAAAAGGACTTGGGCACTTCACTTCTGCTGTACGCGTCGTTCCTGGTGCTGGTCTACGTGGCCACCGAGCGGCTGAGCTGGGTAGTGATCGGCCTTGCCCTGTTCGCAGCGGGAAGCATTGTGGCGTACCAGGTTTTCGGCCATGTCCGGGTGCGGGTGGAGACCTGGCTCGACCCGTTCGCCGATCCTGACGGCGCCGGCTACCAGATGGTGCAGTCCCTGTTCAGCTTCGCCACCGGAGGCATCTTCGGCACCGGTCTGGGCAACGGACAGCCCGGGACGGTGCCCGCCGCCGCCACCGATTTCATCATCGCCGCGATCGGCGAGGAACTCGGATTGGTCGGGCTGGCAGGCGTTCTCATGCTCTACACGATCCTGATCATCCGCGGGATGCGCACCGCGATCGCGGTCCGCGACAGCTTCGGCAAGCTTCTGGCGGCCGGGCTGGCCTCGACACTGGCGATCCAGCTGTTCATCGTGGTCGGCGGCGTCACCAAACTGATCCCGTTGACCGGCCTGACGACTCCGTGGATGTCCTACGGCGGCTCCTCACTGCTGGCCAACTACATCCTGCTGGCCATCCTGGTGCGCATCTCGCATGCCGCACGCCGCCCGATCACCACCACCCCGGCGCCCAACCCGACTCCCATCGCCGCG
This genomic window from Mycolicibacterium neworleansense contains:
- the ygiD gene encoding 4,5-DOPA-extradiol-dioxygenase, yielding MPAAFIGHGSPMNALESNRFTSAWRSFGQTVPRPRAILVISAHWYINATAVTAMPRPRTIHDFYGFPRELFDVQYPAPGLPELAEEVSDVVHPTWVGADMDSWGIDHGTWSVLVHAFPDASIPVVQLAINANEPAEYHLRLGAKLAPLRERGVLVVGSGNIVHNLAGMDPTRPEDGFAWARRFDDAAREQLTHSPADVLNLAAHPDHAAAVPTPDHFIPMLYFAGLAAAAPQSARSVDTLVTGYTYGSLSMTSYLLG
- a CDS encoding fibronectin type III domain-containing protein, encoding MPDLYPVDDPDDADPRLAPLLAWRQQLVDSGAVAARSFKEAHLRLVLRSGRTDVEQIREMLPGSVAEHADEMARVLAELETGAAASTTETAVPTAGSVHTISFRHDESRPEVVDLSWPDYQANGGVVLYRVVSAEDREPKSPENADLVAATPLSAASDDRPLTGPVRYYQVWVITGTSRADALSTRPVLHAGGVLVAPLVDVSVREDNGLVIGKWTAPPAASSVHVYRIPLDDAEESEIDESRYRILADGEHRTGFVDSGAARGTRYRYRVRCAVEVDGVVRLSEPADADIEVSAVLAAVTDISVDTGFDGETFDVSWAAPGAEVAVYLSQTGPSAGGVSTELPENALEQVGLTPDLRLRQPVIDQAQPDGTHRTLMAGVPWPQGWSRAYVTPVTIVAGRAVLGRTVSAVRTGTIRDIELAEYCNKQVLTFEWPAGAAGVVVTLAAKGHDPRAGLTGRSFEISLEDYEKYGGMHLTGALPVGGCSLHLAPVAFSGGRRVTGPVASIEYPGMLRLQYAVRIGRDPNGFPTTATVAVRSEYDVPGSPSFVLVNNPQRIPLSVHDGQPVDVAPLDAQGQLADQPSKELRWTALTASGSGELWAANVSGLHGWIRLFLNIPDPAQLRTVALLDPPVPTLQLTTTVL
- a CDS encoding nitroreductase family protein — encoded protein: MSSTGSATDNLWEVMSTSRTIRRFTDAPVDDATLTRCLQAAVWAPSGANAQAWRFVVLRSAEQRAVVAKAAAQALAVIEPVYGMTRPAQDDTSRRARTNRAIYELHDRAGEFTSVLFTQQRFTTASELLLGGSIFPAMQNFLLAARAQGLGACLTSWASYGGEQLLREAVGVPDDWMLAGHVVVGWPRGSHGPVRRRPVNELVCIDHWDNPAP
- the rfbA gene encoding glucose-1-phosphate thymidylyltransferase RfbA; the encoded protein is MRGILLAGGSGTRLHPITMGVSKQLLPVYDKPLVYYPLSTLIMAGIRDILVITTPTDGPAFRRLLGDGSAFGVNLSYATQQQPEGLAQAFMIGAEHIGTGSVALVLGDNVFYGPGLGTSLRRFQNVSGGAIFAYWVANPAAYGVVEFNADGTALSLEEKPAVPKSQYAVPGLYFYDNDVIEIARSLRKSARGEYEITEINQTYLDQGRLSVEVLARGTAWLDTGTFDSLLDASDFVRTIERRQGLKIGVPEEIAWRSGYINDNQLAARAKELPKSGYGDYLLQLLKRK
- a CDS encoding GAP1-N2 domain-containing protein encodes the protein MTSRYGQLAYTSFDAVGSTGGWQVKETSGGLTPEETQALMAGVRTVFRPVGQMPDFPTPEQLEQGPRRLAYRHLGDGAGYWHTFPAGSDSTGRPGNVFAHVLLDRAPHTHPRCRAIQRWRSPHWLQPYGAAAVARAVLPGALPEVGSAVTKDSVVAFALDTTTWRLATLFALMDAVAAALAGGPPVVLGVQSPDAAAQWIGLLSFLMSPGTAAELSFSTFDRAEQVTPHSGQLLSAVPIEDLAAVEPGMAVISEAETVSLGELGGDPHRTAGGHRIEVTRWSVMAQVVLLDVASARRVLDDIDTLSTQVRDDRLHPAWPMAMAVAGRPEFADAQVEAHEVIAAHSPSGALVGSEAAHTIADVFSAVVGTTTADAWRAVHELPDGAGAAFADATYFARAIADDVWLSQTGPIPLGPRMFHGKPIPSSLRKAIGPALERSQVQGPDRLLRVVDLLLRAGVADDRLQAALTDGVLPGLADPRVRGLIGAADRLSLGTLLLRDGDAEGSTVGDDVLDWLAEAARVPEPAELAAAQPWDPVWTRAALRGLRSRRRGPALPGDLGAQLWWLRMTDPEHFAAAAAAAVWNPSDLLMAIGTEPLPRMAALRTLVGAADSESLQQLAGKVIDDNGDNVAVACAAVRHIEPGDWLNQRYLHTHQSSYVPLWDQVLTGLEPGSVHPDFTARLLAFALLGVLTGQPYPRACNALAGEKGCGTQAVARVLPLVDGGQLAPVTVVAVSLLRAAATESGGHVLDPVDRLAGVLAGQVAAGMGSADAESVVVLMAQLSGDSSEGAMRGYRKMVNRLLTRRGDNPSLAERLRGSRG